The nucleotide sequence TGACCTCGGTGAGCGCCGCCTCCGCGGCGATCGCCACCCCGCTGGTGGCCGGCGACGAGGTGCTGTCGGTGCTGCCCGGCACCCTGCCGGTTGCCGAGCTGACCCGTCGCCTCGCCGACGTCGACGCGGCCGTGGTGCTCAAGCTGGGACGTTCGTATCACAATGTCCGCGAAGCACTTTCGGCTTCCGGCCAGCTCGATGACACGTTCTACGTGGAGCGAGCCAGCACGCCGGGGCAGCGCGTGTTGCCAGCCGCCGACGTCGACGAAGCCGGCGTGCCCTACTTTTCGCTAGCCATGCTTCCTGGCGGCCGCCGGAGCACGGCGGTCGCCGGCACCGTTGCCGTGGTCGGATTGGGCCCCGGCGACACGGACTGGATGACGCCACAGAGCCGCCGGGAGCTGGCACGGGCGACCGACCTGATCGGCTATGGCCCCTACCTGGACCGGATTTCGGTCCGTGACGGCCAGCGGCGTCATCCCAGCGACAACACCGACGAACCCGCCCGAGCCCGGCTGGCCTGCTCGCTGGCCGAGCAGGGGCGCGCGGTGGCGGTGGTGTCTTCTGGCGACCCGGGCGTGTTCGCAATGGCCACTGCCGTGCTCGAGGAGGCCAAACAGTGGCCGGGGGTGCCGGTTCGGGTCATTCCCGCGATGACGGCGGCCCAGGCCGTGGCCAGTCGGGTCGGCGCCCCGCTGGGACACGACTACGCGGTGATCTCGCTGTCGGACCGGCTCAAGCCGTGGGAGGTGATCGCGGCACGCCTTGGCGCTGCCGCCGCGGCGGACCTGGTGCTGGCGATCTACAACCCGGCATCGAAGACTCGGACGTGGCAGGTCGGCGCGATGCGAGAGCTGCTGCTGCAACATCGGGACCCAGGCACTCCGGTGGTGATCGGCCGCAATGTTTCCGGACCCGATGAGGATGTCCGCGTGGTGCGCCTGGCCGACCTGAACCCAGCCGACGTCGACATGCGCTGCCTGCTGATCATCGGCTCGTCCCAAACCCAGTGGTATGCCGTTGATTCGACCGACCGGGTGTTCACGCCCCGCCGCTACCCCTAGCCGGCTGGGCCGGTATTGAGCGCCACCGCAATGAAATCCAGCCGCCACAGCGACTTGAAGAGGTGGCGGCCGAACTCTTCGAGTTCGGCGATGCCGCCCCCGGGGCCCTCGCCGCTTTGCGCGACACCGGCCGCGATTTCTCCAATGGTGCGACGGCCGTCGACGTTGCGTAAGAAGGCCAGCTGCTCTGGCTTGGGCGTCATCTGGAAACCGGGCCAGATCATTTCGTTGCCCGATACCGCACAGCGCGTCCGCAGCACCGGAACGTAGTCCAACGCGTCTGCGGCCGAAAAGTCAATCGTGTACGACTCTTTGGGCCGATCCGGGTGGCAGGCCATGAACAGATGGACGCCGTTCAATGTTTCCACGCGCTCCATCACCGACCACAGTTTCGGCTCCGGCAACGCGTTCACCGCCGCATAGAACTTGCTGTTGGGCACGAAGAAGTCGTGCGGATAGTACGGTGTCTTCTGAAACCAGCCCTGGAATACCAGTCCGGCGTCCGCGACGAGGTCGACGCACTCCTCCACGGTGTAGCTGCGTTGGCGGCCGTGCAGAAAGGTATCGACCAGGGCGGCATCGGAGGTCAGGTCCCGAGCCTTTTTCAGATAGTTCTGAACCGGATGGTAGGGCGGCATCAGAGCGATGGCTT is from Mycobacterium marinum and encodes:
- a CDS encoding precorrin-2 C(20)-methyltransferase, with product MTDRGTLWGVGLGPGDPELVTVKAARVIGEADVVAYHSARHGRSIARGIAERYLRPGQIEEHLIYPVTTETTDHPGGYAGALEDFYEQATERIAAHLDAGRNVALLAEGDPLFYSSYMHLHTRLTQRFDAVIVPGVTSVSAASAAIATPLVAGDEVLSVLPGTLPVAELTRRLADVDAAVVLKLGRSYHNVREALSASGQLDDTFYVERASTPGQRVLPAADVDEAGVPYFSLAMLPGGRRSTAVAGTVAVVGLGPGDTDWMTPQSRRELARATDLIGYGPYLDRISVRDGQRRHPSDNTDEPARARLACSLAEQGRAVAVVSSGDPGVFAMATAVLEEAKQWPGVPVRVIPAMTAAQAVASRVGAPLGHDYAVISLSDRLKPWEVIAARLGAAAAADLVLAIYNPASKTRTWQVGAMRELLLQHRDPGTPVVIGRNVSGPDEDVRVVRLADLNPADVDMRCLLIIGSSQTQWYAVDSTDRVFTPRRYP
- a CDS encoding class I SAM-dependent methyltransferase, with the protein product MNDDPRADIVSRQYQRWVYPHPIEDLPAWTSANWEWFDPVYSHRILWPDRAYQPDLDILIAGCGTNQAAIFAFTNRSAKVVAVDVSQTSLDHQQYLKDKYGLTNLELHLLPIEDLRTLGRDFDLVVSSGVLHHMADPLTGMKALAGCLRSDGVVAAMLYGKYGRIGVDLLDSVFRDLGLGQDDASVTMVKEAIALMPPYHPVQNYLKKARDLTSDAALVDTFLHGRQRSYTVEECVDLVADAGLVFQGWFQKTPYYPHDFFVPNSKFYAAVNALPEPKLWSVMERVETLNGVHLFMACHPDRPKESYTIDFSAADALDYVPVLRTRCAVSGNEMIWPGFQMTPKPEQLAFLRNVDGRRTIGEIAAGVAQSGEGPGGGIAELEEFGRHLFKSLWRLDFIAVALNTGPAG